From one Drosophila subpulchrella strain 33 F10 #4 breed RU33 chromosome 3L, RU_Dsub_v1.1 Primary Assembly, whole genome shotgun sequence genomic stretch:
- the LOC119554576 gene encoding proton-coupled folate transporter yields MSATEAPTGNVAQRRGSRTSEHSENSASGDAREHHRDEGQRRTPCQWAWHVVKSTSVEPTMFLYMSAFMITSVVEQNFFLYKSCRVNNNFTEEICRNLNKAENEDYWRKSTSTNARFLQWESISAHVFTIILALFLGSFSDRRGRKLPMLMGLVGKFIYSTMIVVNARMPTWPVEYIIYTATLPSALTGADVAIFASCFAYISDISTLEQRTIRVTILDVIYLSAMPLGVALGSHLYYNVFNQSYADMFTVNASLLALAIIYTLCALKWQTTPRQRSLRELGWCGFWGDYFDMQHMKDSLTVLAKPRKGHRRSFLIILMISMALYTFQRDEGHYLYMYTQGKFKWDVSAFSNFKTFKSSAYVIAMLLGVPLMNKLLGWSDTAIVFVGTWAHSIARLFFYFATNTDLLYAGAVVCSLGPIVGPMIRAMASKIVPTSERGKVFALLSVCDNAVPLISGVCYSQIYLATMNTNYGGTVFMLTIATQIAVFVLILCIHIILGKNSLAVPEVPEKESGLINQKEAIQETTSEEDKS; encoded by the exons ATGAGCGCCACAGAG GCACCCACCGGAAATGTGGCACAAAGACGCGGCAGTCGAACTAGTGAACACAGTGAGAACAGCGCTTCCGGTGATGCTAGGGAGCATCATCGGGACGAGGGGCAGAGACGCACCCCCTgccagtgggcgtggcacgtgGTCAAATCGACCTCCGTGGAGCCCACAATGTTCCTGTACATGTCCGCCTTCATGATCACCTCGGTGGTGGAGCAGAACTTCTTCCTGTACAAGTCCTGTCGCGTGAACAACAATTTCACGGAGGAGATCTGCCGGAATCTCAACAAGGCGGAGAACGAGGACTACTGGCGAAAGTCAACATCAACCAATGCCCGGTTCCTCCAGTGGGAGAGCATCTCCGCCCACGTTTTCACCATTATTTTGGCCCTTTTTTTGGGCTCCTTCTCCGATCGTCGCGGCAGAAAGTTGCCAATGCTCATGGGACTGGTGGGCAAGTTCATTTACTCCACGATGATAGTGGTCAATGCCAGGATGCCCACGTGGCCGGTGGAGTACATCATCTATACGGCCACCCTGCCATCGGCCTTGACGGGTGCGGATGTGGCCATTTTTGCCTCCTGTTTCGCCTACATCTCGGACATTTCCACGCTGGAGCAGCGCACCATTCGGGTGACCATTCTGGATGTGATCTACCTCAGTGCCATGCCTCTGGGCGTGGCCCTGGGATCGCATCTCTACTACAATGTCTTCAATCAGTCCTACGCGGACATGTTCACCGTGAACGCCTCGCTTCTGGCACTGGCCATTATCTACACTTTGTGCGCCCTGAAG TGGCAGACGACTCCCAGACAGCGTTCGTTGAGGGAACTGGGTTGGTGTGGATTCTGGGGTGACTACTTTGACATGCAGCACATGAAGGACTCGCTGACGGTGCTGGCGAAACCGCGAAAAGGCCACAGACGCAGCTTTCTCATTATCCTGATGATCAGCATGGCCCTGTACACATTCCAGCGGGACGAGGGGCATTACCTGTACATGTACACCCAGGGCAAGTTCAAATGGGATGTCAGTGCGTTCAGCAACTTTAAGACCTTCAAGTCGTCAGCCTACGTGATTGCCATGCTACTAGGGGTGCCACTAATGAACAAGCTTCTCGGTTGGAGCGATACG GCCATCGTCTTTGTTGGCACCTGGGCCCATTCGATAGCCCGACTGTTCTTCTATTTTGCCACCAATACCGATTTGCTCTACGCTGGAGCCGTGGTCTGTAGTTTGGGTCCGATTGTGGGTCCCATGATCAGGGCCATGGCCTCTAAAATTGTACCCACATCGGAGCGTGGAAAGGTATTTGCCCTACTATCTGTTTGCGATAATGCGGTGCCCCTTATCAGCGGAGTTTGCTATTCGCAAATTTATCTGGCCACCATGAATACCAATTATGGAGGAACTGTCTTTATGCTAACTATTGCCACCCAGATAGCTGTCTTTGTACTGATACT TTGCattcatattattttgggCAAGAACTCACTGGCCGTTCCAGAAGTTCCAGAGAAGGAGAGCGGACTTATAAACCAAAAGGAGGCTATCCAGGAGACTACTTCTGAGGAGGATAAAAGTTAG